A single region of the Biomaibacter acetigenes genome encodes:
- a CDS encoding MetS family NSS transporter small subunit, which yields MMNYTGMEPGAIVMLIFGLVLLYGGLATFITIAIKRVQNK from the coding sequence ATGATGAACTATACAGGAATGGAACCCGGAGCCATTGTGATGCTCATATTCGGTCTGGTACTGCTATACGGCGGTCTTGCCACATTTATAACTATAGCCATCAAAAGGGTACAAAATAAATAG
- the ychF gene encoding redox-regulated ATPase YchF: MQIGIVGLPNVGKSTLFNAITKAGAECANYPFCTIEPNVGVVAVPDERLDRLAEMEHPQKVTPATIEFVDIAGLVKGASRGEGLGNKFLSHIREVDAIAHVVRCFEDSNVVHVEGKVDPIRDIETINLELIFSDLEVLERRIDRVKKQSKSGEKQYLQELSVLERLKEGLEQNKPARVQEFSEGEQEIVKQVFLLTSKPVIYVANISEDDLISETENDYVKKVREYAAAEGSEVIPICARIEAELAELPDDEKKELLAEYGLEEPGLNRLIKAGYRLLGLITFLTAGPKEVRAWTIKQGTKAPQAAGKIHSDFERGFIRAEVVAYDDLIACGSQQAVREKGLLRSEGKDYVMKDGDVVVFRFNV; encoded by the coding sequence ATGCAGATAGGAATTGTGGGGCTGCCCAATGTGGGTAAAAGCACCCTGTTTAATGCTATAACAAAAGCCGGGGCCGAGTGTGCCAACTACCCCTTTTGCACCATAGAGCCCAATGTGGGTGTGGTGGCGGTGCCTGACGAAAGGCTGGACAGACTGGCGGAAATGGAACATCCCCAAAAGGTGACCCCCGCCACCATAGAGTTCGTGGATATAGCTGGCCTTGTAAAAGGTGCCAGCCGCGGTGAAGGCCTTGGCAACAAATTTCTTTCGCATATCCGTGAAGTGGATGCCATCGCCCATGTGGTCCGATGTTTCGAGGATTCAAATGTAGTCCATGTGGAAGGGAAAGTTGATCCCATAAGGGATATTGAAACCATTAACCTGGAGCTAATATTCTCCGATTTAGAGGTGCTGGAACGGCGGATAGATCGGGTGAAAAAACAATCAAAATCCGGAGAAAAGCAATATTTACAGGAGCTTTCGGTGCTGGAACGTCTGAAGGAAGGCCTGGAACAGAACAAGCCGGCCCGGGTTCAGGAATTTTCCGAAGGAGAGCAGGAAATAGTAAAACAGGTTTTTCTGCTTACCTCCAAGCCTGTAATATATGTTGCCAACATTTCGGAAGATGATTTAATCTCTGAAACGGAAAACGATTATGTCAAAAAAGTAAGGGAATATGCCGCCGCAGAGGGTTCAGAAGTGATCCCTATTTGTGCCAGGATTGAAGCTGAGCTGGCTGAACTTCCTGATGATGAGAAAAAGGAGCTGCTGGCCGAATATGGCCTTGAAGAACCGGGATTAAACAGGCTTATAAAGGCCGGTTACCGGCTTCTGGGCCTCATTACTTTTCTAACGGCAGGCCCCAAGGAGGTCCGGGCCTGGACCATAAAGCAGGGGACCAAAGCCCCTCAGGCTGCAGGTAAAATCCACAGCGACTTTGAGCGGGGATTTATCCGGGCTGAGGTGGTAGCTTACGATGACCTTATAGCCTGCGGCAGCCAGCAGGCAGTGCGGGAAAAGGGCTTGCTGAGGTCCGAAGGCAAGGATTATGTGATGAAAGATGGGGATGTGGTGGTGTTCAGGTTTAATGTATGA
- a CDS encoding FMN-binding protein, which translates to MWKWRIATILIIISIVITGCSLLPTKTKTTAVLPELQQPPEGAVYNNGNFIGYSDASDHGYSMAIVTIENDKIMNVILKEFTELSIEKDFSTYEYKPSVKAHQQLPRKFITAGNSQVDGISGATASSMRYRQAVERALSSARKQKSTNIYFNGTFQGRSKADNHGYGIALVKIQNDKINGVEIKEVNEKGELKDFNTYPYEPSRKAYREIPGQFVKKNSPDIDNFTGATHSTEKYREAVANAMAKARIIKELPDLIDGTYTAVSDADNQGYSEAAVTVENGMIVDVKLREYDELSTEKNFFTYRYEPSVNANRELPWAFISAQSPRVDAVTGATHSSTHYSQAVERALAKASWHKSQQKYFNGVFQAKSTTDKHGYCVAIVKLQDDKIQDVTLKDVDEKGQLKDFENYPYEPSKRAHAELPAKFVRSNSYQVDVVTGATHSSEKYKEAVKKALESATLR; encoded by the coding sequence ATGTGGAAATGGAGAATCGCCACAATTTTAATTATAATCTCGATTGTTATTACCGGCTGCAGTTTACTGCCAACCAAAACAAAAACCACCGCCGTATTGCCTGAACTGCAGCAGCCCCCGGAAGGTGCGGTATATAATAACGGCAATTTCATCGGGTATTCCGATGCCTCCGATCACGGATATAGCATGGCTATTGTAACTATTGAAAATGATAAAATCATGAATGTAATATTAAAGGAATTTACGGAACTTTCTATTGAAAAAGATTTTTCCACCTATGAATATAAACCCTCGGTTAAAGCCCACCAGCAGCTTCCCCGGAAGTTTATAACAGCCGGTAATTCCCAGGTAGATGGCATCAGCGGCGCTACCGCCAGTTCTATGCGCTACAGGCAGGCGGTGGAACGGGCTCTTTCCAGTGCTAGAAAACAAAAATCAACTAATATTTATTTTAACGGCACTTTTCAAGGGAGGTCCAAAGCCGACAACCATGGTTATGGAATTGCCCTTGTAAAAATACAGAATGATAAAATTAACGGTGTCGAGATAAAAGAAGTAAATGAAAAGGGCGAGTTGAAGGACTTTAACACATATCCTTACGAGCCTTCCAGAAAAGCTTACAGGGAAATTCCCGGACAATTTGTAAAGAAAAATTCGCCGGATATAGACAATTTTACCGGTGCCACTCACAGTACCGAAAAATACAGGGAAGCAGTGGCCAATGCTATGGCTAAGGCAAGGATAATTAAGGAATTGCCGGATTTGATAGATGGCACCTACACTGCGGTTTCCGATGCTGACAACCAGGGATATTCTGAAGCCGCGGTGACTGTGGAAAATGGTATGATTGTCGATGTGAAACTGAGAGAATACGATGAGCTTTCGACAGAGAAGAATTTTTTTACGTATAGATATGAACCTTCCGTAAATGCCAACCGGGAACTGCCCTGGGCGTTTATTTCAGCTCAGTCGCCCCGGGTGGACGCCGTTACGGGGGCCACCCACAGCAGCACTCATTACTCTCAGGCTGTAGAAAGGGCACTTGCAAAGGCATCATGGCATAAAAGCCAGCAGAAATATTTTAATGGGGTTTTCCAGGCTAAATCCACCACCGATAAACATGGTTACTGTGTTGCCATTGTGAAACTCCAGGATGATAAGATTCAGGATGTTACATTAAAAGATGTCGATGAAAAGGGCCAGTTGAAGGACTTTGAAAACTACCCATATGAGCCCTCGAAAAGGGCTCATGCCGAACTTCCTGCAAAGTTTGTGAGGTCCAATTCCTATCAGGTGGATGTAGTTACCGGCGCCACCCACAGCTCGGAGAAATATAAGGAAGCGGTAAAAAAAGCCCTGGAAAGCGCAACTTTAAGGTAA
- a CDS encoding pseudouridine synthase → MEKQKSERLDKILSMCGFGTRKDVKKLIKQGAVTVNGNTVNDAGEKVYPLIDNIRIFGEDLDYKSHIYIMMNKPAGVVSSTREEEDTTIIDLLEGEYSHRNLFPVGRLDRDTEGLILLTDDGQLAHRLLSPKNKVEKIYYVEVRGKLNEDDVAAFAGGIPLEDFTALPAKLEILEAGKFSRVLVKIHEGKFHQVKRMMKARGKEVVYLKRLSIGPLKLDENLEPGEWRELTDSEIEGLQNIVFDSKQ, encoded by the coding sequence GTGGAAAAACAAAAGAGTGAGCGCCTGGATAAAATTTTGAGCATGTGCGGTTTCGGTACCAGAAAAGATGTAAAAAAACTGATAAAACAGGGAGCCGTTACTGTAAACGGCAACACCGTCAATGATGCGGGAGAAAAGGTCTATCCCCTCATCGACAATATCCGCATCTTTGGAGAGGATCTGGATTATAAAAGTCATATATACATAATGATGAACAAACCAGCCGGGGTAGTTTCCTCCACCAGAGAAGAAGAGGACACCACCATAATTGACCTTCTGGAAGGAGAATATTCCCACAGGAACCTTTTTCCGGTGGGGAGATTGGACAGGGATACCGAAGGTCTAATTCTCCTTACCGACGACGGTCAGTTGGCACACCGCCTGCTCTCGCCAAAAAACAAGGTAGAAAAGATTTACTATGTGGAAGTCAGAGGAAAATTAAATGAAGATGATGTGGCAGCCTTTGCCGGTGGTATACCTCTGGAAGATTTCACTGCACTACCAGCAAAGCTAGAAATTCTGGAAGCCGGGAAATTTTCAAGAGTGCTGGTGAAAATACATGAAGGAAAATTCCACCAGGTGAAGCGCATGATGAAAGCCCGGGGTAAGGAAGTGGTATATCTAAAGCGCCTTTCCATAGGCCCTTTGAAGCTGGACGAAAACCTCGAACCGGGAGAATGGCGTGAGCTGACGGATTCGGAAATAGAGGGATTGCAAAACATTGTTTTTGATTCAAAACAATAA
- a CDS encoding SHOCT domain-containing protein has product MMYWWGPGWGHMGGYYGIFMYVYMFIWLVVLAGVFYLIIRLIRSLASSAGPVNRDDAFRETPLDILKRRYAAGEITKDQYDRMREDLKDN; this is encoded by the coding sequence ATGATGTATTGGTGGGGGCCCGGATGGGGCCACATGGGAGGATATTACGGTATTTTTATGTATGTGTATATGTTTATCTGGCTTGTGGTACTGGCGGGGGTCTTTTATTTAATAATAAGGCTTATTAGAAGCCTTGCTTCATCCGCAGGTCCGGTAAACCGGGATGACGCTTTTCGGGAAACTCCGCTGGATATCCTTAAGAGGCGCTATGCGGCGGGTGAAATCACAAAGGACCAGTATGACAGAATGAGAGAAGACCTAAAAGATAATTAG
- a CDS encoding S8 family peptidase: MLPLLVIPYCLNLMLGAVGAHLLNELNTAAKYKIVGFKQGLTLRKSQEVIESYGIKIKKFLPLANACLCEVDSGESSIKSLAMDPTVEFIEDDLEGEVQVVPFLSMDIKKSSQEIPWGVQKIGAPPVWKDIRGEGVRVGIIDTGVDLNHPDLKDNVKEVCGVLDCKNIIDDNGHGSHVAGTIAALDNDIGVVGVAPKVDLYPVKAFNKSGRGNISNVIDALNWCIEKKVQVVNMSFGFTNNSMALERAIKEAYRQNIVLVAAAGNSGGDDSVMYPAKYPEVIAVAASNSGNKAAWFSSGGPEVDVIAPGAGIPSTYKDGGYKSMSGTSMASPHVTAACALILAKSNMSPAKVKEVLMSTAIDLGLPKNKQGAGLVNVSKATASIKSSKRSSENQQF; encoded by the coding sequence ATGCTGCCATTACTGGTCATACCTTATTGTCTAAATCTTATGTTGGGCGCTGTGGGGGCTCATCTTCTAAATGAGTTAAATACTGCGGCGAAATATAAAATAGTGGGGTTTAAGCAGGGTTTAACCTTGAGAAAGAGTCAGGAAGTAATAGAAAGTTACGGTATCAAGATAAAGAAATTCCTTCCGCTGGCCAATGCATGCTTATGTGAAGTGGATAGCGGGGAATCTTCTATTAAAAGTTTGGCCATGGACCCCACGGTCGAGTTCATAGAGGACGATCTGGAAGGAGAGGTTCAGGTGGTACCTTTCCTATCCATGGATATCAAAAAATCGAGTCAGGAAATACCCTGGGGCGTCCAGAAGATAGGAGCTCCTCCCGTCTGGAAAGATATAAGAGGAGAAGGGGTCAGGGTTGGTATAATCGATACAGGCGTAGATCTCAATCACCCGGACTTGAAGGATAATGTAAAAGAAGTCTGCGGCGTACTGGATTGTAAAAATATAATTGATGACAACGGCCATGGAAGCCATGTGGCCGGAACCATAGCAGCCCTTGACAATGATATAGGGGTTGTCGGTGTTGCTCCAAAGGTAGACTTATATCCTGTAAAGGCATTTAATAAAAGCGGCAGGGGCAATATATCCAATGTGATAGATGCCCTGAACTGGTGTATAGAAAAAAAGGTCCAGGTAGTAAATATGAGTTTTGGATTTACTAACAACAGCATGGCTCTTGAAAGAGCTATAAAAGAAGCGTACCGGCAAAACATCGTGCTGGTAGCCGCTGCAGGGAATTCCGGCGGCGACGATTCGGTGATGTATCCTGCCAAATATCCGGAAGTCATAGCAGTGGCGGCATCCAATTCCGGCAATAAGGCCGCATGGTTTTCCAGCGGAGGTCCTGAAGTGGATGTCATAGCCCCGGGAGCAGGCATTCCTTCCACTTATAAAGATGGCGGATACAAATCCATGAGTGGGACCTCTATGGCATCGCCCCATGTTACAGCAGCTTGCGCTCTGATTTTGGCAAAATCAAATATGAGTCCGGCAAAAGTAAAGGAAGTATTGATGAGCACTGCAATAGACCTTGGCCTTCCCAAAAACAAACAGGGAGCGGGTCTGGTGAATGTGTCAAAAGCGACAGCAAGTATAAAGAGTTCTAAGAGAAGTTCCGAAAACCAGCAATTTTAA
- a CDS encoding amino acid permease, with protein sequence MQKSKITGERLSLGQYIMMGVGGIIGAGFFLASGLAIRLSGPAVILNYGLSAFVMCRVFCALGEMTTSNPAAGSFRVYTQDYLGKAAGFMSGWIYWIAGVLVMSSEVTASGIFTRYWFSRVPLWLFTLIYSVMVVYLNFKGTKEFGAVEAWFSFIKVGALAAMILVGLGVILTHFQSPTVGIENFYAGGGFFAGGIRGFFGAMLMSLIPFGGIEVAAMAASSVENPRKNVPKGIHSIFFILIGLYLISLTILLILTPWNRIPTNASPFVAMFTYVRVPYIDSILNFVILTAALTTMNAAMFGVTRVLFSLGQGEWAPSIFTKENSHGVPVYALGVSSIGLTLAVVLSYLLPRDVYEYITSAAGFMQFFNWGIILLAYIAFLKKRRVSSSGVRVPEMAPETAAIYPGSVAATGTSKKYVGHTREFPAGIKVINPVSTSWAAFVLLAVILSSPLLIAKQRISVLIAMGVILFLVIGYKIGDRFHIFTRW encoded by the coding sequence TTGCAAAAAAGTAAAATAACAGGAGAAAGGCTCTCTCTCGGCCAGTATATAATGATGGGAGTAGGGGGCATCATAGGAGCAGGTTTTTTTCTGGCTTCCGGCCTTGCCATCCGGCTTTCGGGACCGGCGGTGATACTCAACTATGGCCTATCAGCCTTTGTCATGTGCAGGGTATTTTGCGCCCTGGGGGAAATGACCACCTCAAACCCGGCGGCAGGTTCCTTCAGGGTATATACCCAGGATTATCTGGGTAAAGCCGCCGGCTTCATGAGCGGATGGATATACTGGATAGCGGGGGTGCTGGTAATGTCCAGCGAAGTTACGGCTTCAGGAATATTTACCCGATACTGGTTTTCGCGTGTGCCGCTGTGGCTTTTTACGCTTATTTATTCGGTAATGGTAGTTTATCTAAATTTCAAGGGCACAAAGGAATTCGGAGCAGTGGAAGCGTGGTTTTCATTTATCAAGGTGGGAGCACTGGCTGCCATGATATTGGTGGGGTTAGGGGTTATACTGACCCATTTTCAAAGCCCCACTGTAGGAATTGAAAACTTTTATGCCGGCGGGGGGTTTTTTGCAGGAGGTATAAGAGGGTTTTTCGGGGCGATGCTGATGTCGTTGATACCCTTCGGCGGCATAGAAGTGGCGGCCATGGCTGCCAGCAGCGTGGAAAATCCCCGGAAAAATGTACCCAAAGGTATCCACAGCATATTTTTCATTCTTATCGGCCTTTATCTTATTTCATTAACTATTTTACTGATATTGACTCCATGGAACAGGATTCCCACCAATGCCAGCCCCTTTGTCGCCATGTTTACCTATGTCAGAGTCCCGTATATTGACTCCATACTCAATTTTGTTATACTTACAGCCGCCCTCACCACCATGAACGCTGCCATGTTTGGCGTGACCCGGGTGCTATTTTCGCTGGGGCAGGGAGAGTGGGCACCAAGTATCTTTACAAAAGAAAACTCCCACGGCGTTCCGGTTTACGCCCTGGGAGTAAGCAGCATCGGCCTTACGCTGGCGGTGGTGTTATCTTATCTACTTCCGAGAGATGTTTACGAATACATCACCAGCGCAGCAGGCTTCATGCAGTTTTTTAACTGGGGAATTATTTTATTGGCTTATATAGCTTTTCTTAAAAAGCGCCGGGTGAGCTCTTCCGGAGTAAGGGTTCCGGAAATGGCACCGGAAACCGCCGCCATTTATCCGGGCAGCGTGGCAGCCACCGGGACAAGCAAGAAATACGTCGGCCATACCCGGGAATTTCCCGCCGGGATTAAGGTAATAAATCCTGTGAGCACTTCCTGGGCAGCCTTTGTATTGCTGGCAGTGATTCTTTCGTCTCCGCTTTTAATTGCCAAACAGCGCATTTCGGTCCTCATAGCCATGGGGGTAATATTGTTTTTAGTAATAGGTTACAAGATAGGCGATAGATTTCATATCTTTACAAGATGGTGA
- a CDS encoding YcdB/YcdC domain-containing protein: MRKKSLVTLLVLVLVVCLALPAYGAGMTPEKAGEMAVKAAGGATPVNDASKDVKISQEKAIEIVKELFEVPEDFKPEIYLNTGWQPGNRRVWTINFYKPSFSIYAVIDADSGEVISFNQGEEWSTPYGRRKIFLAKYTREEARVLAENFIKKIAPDKFSKVKFVEENYYPGLKFGGLFEPASYFFRFAKTSENIQPVDFYFGEEGINVTVNAANGKLVGYNLNWSEDKPIDEKTISKQQVEEIYIKYLGPELVYVRGFDEEKGKPYDAAKLMYVPARLVYMGPPLTIRAKDGALINYAGDEVKGIEPLTEVDFSGAKTITPTKLETPLTKEQAQKLAEEEIKKFGLENMILQSFNNVPYAMEPQDLYFFNFNSTEGTVNANVTVNAATGRVQNFGFWKNPGPYYPEAQLKEASAPKAISWEDAKNVALEYIKKYLPDKAGQVRSMDYPQEVNSKFRAPYQSYYFNFTRTVNGIPYVGNNINISIDQKGEVISLNYAWDDIIFPAPEKNILSREKAAGIMLDKISITLAYIMPKMYYEPDAPQQSQKPEKILVYALKRLPDAAYIEPSTGEVLNYAFKQPGTIKSASPDVNIKGETGRREAELLMNQGIFEPSMKIDLESVPNMKDAVKFFASCLGLGPKMYPEYGLKMDEKEKADPYKKYIDAALDQRLITDIEAKNLDRPLDRQELAKFAIRFLGFDAIAAKGEIFKLDLNDIGDVGKGFEGYVSSALALGLLEKIDGKFLPKEKVKFGEMVKTLFRAAQILEAGGQMPD; encoded by the coding sequence ATGAGAAAAAAGAGTTTGGTAACACTGTTGGTTCTGGTGCTAGTGGTATGTCTTGCCCTGCCGGCCTATGGAGCTGGGATGACGCCTGAGAAGGCAGGTGAAATGGCGGTGAAAGCAGCAGGGGGAGCCACCCCGGTCAACGACGCATCTAAAGATGTTAAGATTTCTCAGGAAAAAGCCATCGAGATCGTAAAAGAGCTTTTTGAGGTGCCCGAAGACTTCAAACCCGAGATTTATTTAAATACCGGGTGGCAGCCCGGCAACCGCAGAGTCTGGACGATAAACTTCTATAAGCCCTCTTTTTCAATTTACGCTGTCATTGACGCCGACAGCGGCGAAGTCATCTCTTTTAATCAGGGAGAGGAATGGAGCACTCCCTACGGTAGGCGCAAGATTTTCTTGGCCAAATACACCCGGGAGGAAGCTAGGGTGCTGGCGGAAAACTTTATTAAAAAAATAGCCCCGGATAAATTCTCAAAGGTAAAGTTTGTGGAAGAAAACTATTACCCCGGTCTCAAGTTCGGCGGACTTTTTGAACCCGCATCTTACTTTTTCAGGTTTGCTAAAACCTCTGAAAACATCCAGCCTGTAGATTTTTATTTTGGCGAAGAAGGCATCAATGTCACTGTAAATGCAGCCAACGGCAAGCTAGTGGGCTACAATCTGAACTGGTCGGAAGATAAGCCTATAGACGAAAAAACCATATCAAAACAGCAGGTCGAAGAAATCTACATAAAATATCTTGGTCCCGAACTTGTATATGTCCGTGGCTTCGACGAAGAAAAAGGTAAGCCTTATGATGCCGCAAAGCTAATGTATGTACCAGCAAGATTGGTATATATGGGGCCTCCCCTCACCATAAGGGCAAAGGATGGGGCTCTTATAAACTATGCCGGAGACGAAGTCAAGGGAATTGAACCGCTGACTGAAGTCGATTTTTCCGGTGCAAAAACCATTACTCCCACGAAGCTTGAAACCCCCCTGACAAAGGAACAGGCTCAGAAGCTGGCCGAAGAAGAAATAAAGAAGTTCGGCCTGGAGAACATGATTCTACAGTCCTTCAACAATGTTCCTTATGCCATGGAACCGCAGGACCTTTACTTCTTTAATTTCAATTCCACCGAGGGTACTGTAAATGCCAACGTCACCGTGAATGCAGCCACCGGCAGGGTGCAGAATTTTGGTTTTTGGAAAAACCCCGGCCCTTACTACCCTGAAGCGCAGTTAAAAGAAGCTTCCGCTCCCAAAGCCATCAGCTGGGAGGACGCAAAAAATGTGGCTTTAGAATACATAAAAAAATATTTGCCCGATAAGGCCGGCCAGGTGCGGTCCATGGATTATCCCCAGGAAGTAAATTCCAAATTCAGGGCCCCATATCAATCCTACTACTTTAATTTCACGCGGACAGTTAATGGTATACCCTACGTGGGAAACAACATAAATATTAGCATCGATCAGAAGGGCGAAGTCATAAGCCTGAATTACGCCTGGGATGATATCATCTTCCCGGCTCCGGAAAAAAATATCCTTTCCCGAGAAAAGGCAGCCGGTATAATGCTGGATAAAATCAGCATTACCCTGGCATATATCATGCCCAAGATGTACTACGAGCCCGATGCTCCGCAACAATCACAAAAACCTGAAAAAATCCTGGTATATGCTTTGAAGCGTTTACCTGACGCGGCATATATCGAACCCAGTACCGGTGAGGTTCTAAATTATGCCTTTAAACAGCCTGGCACCATAAAGTCCGCATCTCCCGACGTTAATATTAAGGGCGAGACCGGCAGGCGCGAGGCGGAGCTTTTGATGAACCAGGGGATATTCGAACCTTCGATGAAAATTGACCTGGAATCGGTGCCTAACATGAAGGATGCCGTGAAATTTTTCGCATCCTGCCTGGGTCTGGGCCCTAAAATGTATCCGGAATACGGGCTAAAAATGGACGAAAAGGAAAAGGCGGATCCTTATAAAAAATACATCGATGCTGCTTTAGATCAAAGACTTATAACTGATATCGAAGCTAAAAATCTCGACAGGCCCCTTGACAGACAGGAGCTGGCTAAGTTCGCGATAAGGTTCCTGGGATTTGATGCCATTGCAGCAAAGGGAGAAATTTTCAAGCTAGATCTAAACGATATCGGAGATGTTGGAAAGGGATTTGAGGGTTATGTATCATCGGCCCTGGCATTAGGGCTATTAGAAAAGATAGATGGAAAATTCCTGCCGAAGGAAAAGGTGAAGTTCGGAGAAATGGTGAAGACTCTTTTCAGGGCGGCACAAATTTTGGAGGCCGGAGGTCAGATGCCGGATTAA
- a CDS encoding stalk domain-containing protein — protein MQHNLFTFRRSLLVAGVSGLLFILFFSSSTVPSSRVLAASQNTDNSKPFIAVLAYHHIIPDQLPEGTTTHAVIPLAEFEAQMKYLHDNGYYTASLKDVEDFIYNKKKLPEKTVLITFDDGYESNFVYAFPVLKSYNFKATIFLIGNRVVQKEESFDPNRLSKLSLRQIKEMFDSGLMEFGSHTFDAHEYRGNKPALLSMDKEQLDLDFSREAGVFTQNSLPSPTAIAYPYGKFNSAVLKAAKSFGYKLGFTIRDGFVYQSSYPYTLNRNIVPPGTDIPRFKALLKDNSSGMPADFKNSIVLQIGSGTAYIKGRPLLLDSSAFIKNGSTMVPLRFIAQSLGARVDWIPAQRKILVKTSQKTVELWAESGNTALGPWPAPQDPWKFRRQEAIVNGNRIFLDTPPIIRNDRVMVPLRFLSEALGFEVKWHEALRMVEIR, from the coding sequence GTGCAGCACAATCTTTTTACATTCAGACGCAGTTTATTGGTAGCAGGAGTTTCGGGGTTATTGTTCATTTTATTCTTCAGTTCATCAACAGTACCGTCCTCCAGGGTTTTAGCCGCATCTCAAAACACAGATAACTCTAAGCCTTTTATCGCTGTGCTGGCATATCACCATATAATCCCCGACCAGCTCCCCGAAGGTACCACGACCCATGCAGTCATACCGCTGGCGGAGTTTGAAGCCCAGATGAAATATCTACATGACAACGGATATTATACTGCATCCCTCAAAGATGTTGAGGATTTTATATACAACAAGAAAAAACTCCCGGAGAAGACTGTGTTGATAACCTTTGACGACGGCTATGAATCAAATTTCGTATACGCTTTTCCCGTTTTAAAAAGCTATAATTTTAAAGCAACTATTTTTCTTATTGGAAACAGAGTAGTTCAGAAGGAAGAATCCTTTGACCCGAACAGGCTATCGAAGCTTTCCTTACGGCAGATTAAGGAAATGTTTGACAGCGGCCTGATGGAATTTGGCAGTCATACGTTTGATGCTCATGAATACAGAGGTAATAAACCTGCACTGCTTTCAATGGATAAAGAACAACTGGACCTGGATTTTTCCCGGGAAGCCGGGGTATTTACCCAAAACAGCCTGCCCTCTCCCACAGCCATAGCATATCCCTATGGTAAGTTTAACAGTGCGGTCCTGAAAGCGGCAAAAAGTTTTGGTTACAAATTGGGTTTTACCATCCGGGATGGTTTTGTGTACCAGAGTTCATACCCTTATACTTTAAACAGAAATATTGTGCCTCCCGGCACCGATATTCCACGGTTCAAGGCCCTGCTAAAAGACAATTCATCCGGTATGCCCGCCGACTTTAAAAATTCAATAGTTTTACAAATAGGTTCCGGAACCGCTTATATAAAAGGAAGACCTTTACTGCTGGACTCTTCTGCATTTATCAAAAATGGCAGTACTATGGTACCCCTGAGATTCATAGCTCAAAGCCTGGGGGCCCGGGTGGATTGGATCCCGGCACAAAGAAAAATCCTGGTGAAAACTTCCCAAAAAACTGTAGAATTATGGGCAGAATCAGGCAATACGGCTTTGGGCCCTTGGCCGGCTCCGCAAGATCCATGGAAGTTTCGCCGGCAGGAAGCTATAGTCAACGGGAACAGAATCTTTCTGGACACCCCTCCCATAATTAGAAATGATAGGGTCATGGTCCCTCTCAGGTTTTTGTCTGAGGCTCTGGGATTTGAAGTGAAGTGGCATGAGGCTTTGAGAATGGTGGAGATAAGATAA